In Salmo salar chromosome ssa03, Ssal_v3.1, whole genome shotgun sequence, a single genomic region encodes these proteins:
- the LOC100136584 gene encoding beta-globin has translation MVDWTDAEKSTISAVWGKVDINEVGPLALARVLIVYPWTQRYFGSFGDVSTPAAIMGNPKVAAHGKVVCGALDKAVKNMGNILATYKSLSETHANKLFVDPDNFRVLADVLTIVIAAKFGASFTPEIQATWQKFMKVVVAAMGSRYF, from the exons ATGGTTGACTGGACAGACGCCGAGAAGAGCACCATCAGTGCTGTCTGGGGCAAAGTAGATATCAATGAGGTCGGACCACTGGCTCTGGCAAG AGTCCTGATCGTCTACCCCTGGACTCAGCGTTATTTCGGCTCTTTCGGAGACGTGTCCACTCCCGCAGCAATCATGGGCAACCCCAAAGTTGCTGCTCACGGCAAGGTCGTGTGTGGAGCTCTGGATAAAGCTGTGAAGAACATGGGCAACATCTTGGCCACATACAAGTCACTGAGCGAGACCCACGCCAACAAACTCTTCGTCGACCCTGACAATTTCAGG GTGTTGGCTGACGTCCTCACAATTGTCATTGCCGCCAAGTTCGGAGCCTCTTTCACTCCTGAAATCCAGGCAACCTGGCAGAAGTTCATGAAAGTGGTTGTCGCAGCCATGGGCAGCCGGTACTTCTAA